Proteins encoded in a region of the Vicia villosa cultivar HV-30 ecotype Madison, WI linkage group LG5, Vvil1.0, whole genome shotgun sequence genome:
- the LOC131603207 gene encoding heavy metal-associated isoprenylated plant protein 23-like encodes MGVGGTLDYLSDLMSSGHQHLKKKKKQLQTVELKVRMDCDGCELKVKKTLSSLSGVKSVEINRKQQKVTVTGFVEPNKVLKKAKSTGKKAEIWPYVPYNLVAQPYAVSSYDKRAPPGYVRRVENAPATGTMTRYEDPYVNMFSDENPNACSVM; translated from the exons ATGGGAGTTGGTGGAACTTTGGACTACTTGTCTGATCTAATGAGCAGTGGTCACCAGCacctcaagaagaagaagaagcagttACAAACTGTAGAGCTAAAGGTTAGGATGGACTGTGATGGCTGTGAGCTCAAGGTCAAGAAAACCCTTTCATCTCTAAGTG GGGTAAAATCGGTAGAGATAAACCGTAAACAGCAAAAAGTAACAGTAACTGGGTTTGTGGAGCCAAACAAGGTGCTAAAGAAGGCTAAGTCAACGGGGAAGAAGGCTGAAATTTGGCCCTATGTGCCTTACAACTTGGTGGCTCAACCATATGCTGTTTCTTCTTATGACAAGAGGGCTCCTCCTGGTTATGTGAGGAGAGTGGAGAATGCTCCAGCCACTGGGACCATGACAAGATATGAAGATCCTTATGTCAACATGTTCAGTGATGAAAACCCAAATGCATGTTCTGTCatgtaa
- the LOC131603206 gene encoding photosynthetic NDH subunit of lumenal location 4, chloroplastic-like, with protein sequence MALSFSLSSGVTVSNRFPSTCILKPNGKSRNGPNKVLCSARKDKTPLVGIGLGIVAAWVMGLTALDADATRIEYYATVAEPMCELNYVKSGLGYCDVVEGFGNEAPLGELIDIHYTARFADGIVFDSSYKRARPLTMRIGVGKVIRGLDQGILGGEGVPPMRIGGKRKLMIPPLLAYGPEPAGCFSGDCNIPGNATLLYDIKFVGLYSGNRK encoded by the exons ATGGCGCTCTCGTTCTCACTCTCTTCAGGCGTAACCGTTTCTAACCGTTTTCCCTCTACTTGTATTTTGAAACCGAATGGTAAGAGTCGTAATGGGCCTAACAAGGTGTTATGTTCGGCGCGTAAGGATAAGACTCCGTTAGTTGGAATTGGATTAGGGATTGTAGCGGCTTGGGTTATGGGTTTAACGGCGTTGGATGCGGATGCAACTAGAATTGAATACTATGCTACTGTAGCAGAGCCAATGTGTGAGCTCAATTACGTTAAGTCTGGGCTTGGTTACTGCGATGTTGTCGAGGGTTTCGGTAATGAAGCTCCTCTCGGAGAGCTTATCGAT ATTCATTATACTGCGAGATTCGCGGATGGAATCGTGTTTGATAGCAGTTATAAACGTGCTAGACCTCTTACAATGCGGATTGGGGTTGGCAAG GTAATCAGGGGATTGGATCAGGGAATTTTGGGAGGTGAAGGGGTACCTCCGATGCGGATAG GGGGAAAACGCAAGCTAATGATTCCTCCATTGTTAGCATATGGTCCTGAACCTGCAGGGTGTTTCTCAG GTGATTGCAATATACCCGGCAATGCCACTCTTCTGTATGATATTAAATTTGTCGGTCTTTATTCGGGCAATAGAAAGTGA
- the LOC131603205 gene encoding uncharacterized protein LOC131603205 — protein sequence MENSSSFSSLRFSLIVAIFFAAMLCGPQVDATEGLEASFTPSMTPPPPPPHDLQEHSFFSHTALLPPILSHLGFHELATAAPSLSDASTTASSTWSGPSTIFAPSDGSLRSCFSCSVPNLLREHIVPGLFTIEYLRRLAFGTKIETLSPGRCITVTSELVHQINSTGAAAKVFIGGVEITQPDLFNNGMIVVHGLQGFVSTLSPFSCDVERMTSLSFPFHPDHRSGAHAHTHPHGATVLPAIMRLMLRDAMLRLRNNGFSILSLAMKVKYAELITLQNMTIFAVDDLSIFSGSQSYISNIRFHIVPNHYLSITDLEKLPVGTALPTLERGQPLLITTSGGGVTLAPMRINYVRVKVADVIRNVKIVVHSVYLPFPHINPVAAAYDSILGGEGQGASEGSATVSDAAGLVSDGTCSALDGRGGCAAGFTTAGMSPMPQVKPMVEIEDHHGL from the coding sequence ATGGAAAACTCTTCTTCCTTTTCCTCACTGCGATTCTCTTTGATCGTAGCAATCTTCTTTGCTGCTATGCTCTGTGGTCCTCAGGTTGATGCTACTGAAGGACTCGAAGCTTCATTCACGCCGTCAATGACACCGCCGCCACCACCGCCACATGATCTCCAAGAACATTCGTTCTTCTCTCACACTGCATTGCTTCCACCGATCTTGTCACATCTTGGCTTTCACGAGCTTGCAACGGCCGCTCCGTCGTTGTCTGATGCATCAACCACTGCTTCGTCAACTTGGAGCGGTCCTTCCACGATTTTCGCTCCCTCCGATGGCTCGCTAAGAAGTTGCTTCTCTTGCTCTGTTCCTAACCTTCTCCGTGAACACATTGTTCCAGGTTTATTCACGATCGAGTACTTGCGGAGACTTGCTTTTGGCACCAAGATCGAGACACTGAGTCCCGGCCGTTGTATAACCGTCACTTCCGAGTTAGTTCATCAGATCAACAGTACCGGTGCCGCTGCGAAGGTCTTCATCGGAGGCGTGGAGATCACACAGCCGGATCTCTTCAACAACGGAATGATCGTGGTTCACGGTCTTCAAGGTTTCGTCTCTACGCTATCTCCGTTTTCTTGCGACGTAGAAAGAATGACTTCACTCTCCTTCCCGTTCCATCCGGATCACCGTTCCGGTGCACATGCTCACACTCACCCTCACGGAGCTACAGTGCTTCCTGCTATTATGCGCCTCATGCTCCGAGATGCAATGCTCAGGCTACGTAATAACGGTTTCAGTATACTCTCCCTCGCTATGAAGGTAAAATACGCAGAACTCATAACTCTCCAGAACATGACTATTTTCGCCGTGGATGATCTTTCCATATTCTCCGGTTCTCAATCATATATCAGCAATATACGGTTCCATATCGTGCCTAACCATTACTTGTCCATAACGGATCTGGAGAAGCTTCCTGTTGGTACTGCTCTGCCAACACTGGAACGAGGCCAGCCGCTTCTGATCACAACCTCTGGTGGAGGAGTGACACTTGCACCAATGAGAATTAACTATGTGAGAGTTAAGGTGGCTGATGTCATTCGCAATGTGAAGATAGTTGTGCACAGTGTGTATTTGCCATTTCCGCATATCAATCCTGTTGCTGCTGCTTATGACTCTATCTTAGGAGGTGAAGGACAAGGAGCATCGGAAGGATCGGCTACTGTATCGGATGCTGCAGGTCTTGTTTCGGATGGAACCTGTTCTGCTCTTGATGGACGTGGAGGTTGTGCTGCTGGCTTCACTACAGCAGGTATGTCTCCCATGCCTCAGGTCAAACCGATGGTGGAGATTGAAGATCACCATGGTTTATGA
- the LOC131603204 gene encoding L-ascorbate oxidase-like yields MAQLHSALALFFFLTLVNIYIAEAGVRHYKWDVKYDFRSPDCYKKLVITINGKTPGPTIEAREGDTVIVEVNNNLLTENLAIHWHGIRQIGTPWFDGTEGVSQCPILPGDTFVYQFVVDRPGTYLYHAHYGMQREAGLYGMIRVASNDPEPFFYDLDRSIILNDWYHKSTYEQSAGLSAIPFQWVGEPESLLIHGKGRYNCSLTADVCNSTNPQCSPFVQTVVTGKTYRIRVASLTALSALSFQIEGHNMTVVEADGHYVDPFVVKNLYIYSGETYSVIVKANQDPSRNYWITSNVVSRNRTTPPGLAIFNYYPNHPMRSPPTSPPPPPAWDNAESRLIQSLTIKAHPNYTIKPPTTSDRVIVMLNTQNTIGGVRHWSVNNVSFFLPHTPYLVALKENITGVFNQTPPPDGYDFKNYDIFSVANNTNATSSNGIYRLQFNTTVDVILQNANTMNKNNSETHPWHLHGHDFWVLGYGKGKFDVNNDPKNYNLANPIRKNTVPVHTFGWTALRFRSDNPGVWAFHCHIESHFYMGMGVVFEEGIDRVGKLPSSIMGCGKTKNLLRP; encoded by the exons ATGGCTCAACTTCATTCAGCATTGgctttatttttctttctaacTCTGGTGAATATCTACATAGCTGAGGCTGGTGTTAGACATTATAAATGGGATGTTAAGTATGATTTTAGGTCCCCTGATTGTTATAAGAAACTAGTTATAACCATTAATGGAAAAACTCCAGGACCTACCATTGAAGCACGAGAAGGTGATACTGTTATTGTTGAAGTTAACAACAATTTGCTTACAGAAAATCTTGCCATCCATTGGCATGGTATCAGACAGATTGGAACTCCTTGGTTTGATGGAACAGAAGGGGTATCTCAATGTCCTATACTACCTGGAGACACCTTTGTTTATCAATTTGTTGTTGATAGG CCTGGTACATATCTTTATCATGCTCACTATGGAATGCAAAGAGAAGCAGGGCTATATGGAATGATTCGTGTAGCGTCGAATGATCCTGAACCCTTTTTTTATGACTTGGATAGAAGCATTATTCTGAATGATTGGTATCATAAGAGTACTTATGAACAATCTGCTGGATTATCTGCAATCCCTTTTCAATGGGTGGGGGAACCTGAG TCACTTTTGATTCATGGAAAAGGAAGATACAACTGCTCCTTAACTGCTGATGTTTGTAACTCAACAAACCCTCAATGCTCTCCCTTTGTGCAAACGGTCGTCACAGGAAAAACATACAGAATTAGAGTTGCAAGCTTGACTGCTTTATCAGCTCTTAGTTTCCAAATAGAG GGTCATAACATGACTGTTGTTGAAGCAGATGGACACTATGTTGACCCATTTGTGGTTAAGAATCTCTACATATACTCAGGTGAAACATACTCAGTTATTGTGAAAGCCAATCAAGATCCATCAAGAAACTACTGGATCACCTCAAATGTTGTAAGCAGAAACAGAACAACTCCACCTGGTTTAGCCATTTTCAACTACTACCCAAACCATCCAATGAGATCCCCACCTACATCTCCGCCTCCTCCGCCAGCTTGGGACAATGCCGAGTCAAGACTAATTCAAAGCCTTACAATTAAAGCTCACCCAAATTACACAATCAAACCCCCCACAACCTCAGATAGAGTCATAGTTATGCTCAACACACAAAACACTATAGGCGGTGTTCGCCATTGGTCTGTTAACAATGTATCATTTTTCCTACCTCACACTCCTTATCTTGTCGCACTTAAAGAGAACATAACTGGTGTATTCAACCAAACACCACCACCTGATGGTTATGATTTTAAAAACTATGATATTTTCAGTGTGGCTAACAACACAAACGCTACTTCTAGCAATGGAATTTATAGGTTGCAGTTCAATACAACAGTGGATGTTATACTTCAAAATGCAAACACTATGAATAAAAACAACAGTGAGACACATCCTTGGCATCTTCATGGGCATGACTTTTGGGTACTTGGATATGGAAAGGGTAAGTTTGATGTAAACAATGACCCCAAAAACTATAACTTGGCGAATCCCATTAGGAAGAACACTGTGCCGGTGCATACTTTTGGTTGGACTGCTCTGAGGTTTCGCTCGGATAATCCTGGTGTATGGGCTTTTCATTGTCACATAGAGTCTCATTTCTATATGGGGATGGGAGTGGTTTTTGAAGAAGGAATTGATAGGGTTGGGAAGCTACCTTCGTCCATCATGGGTTGTGGCAAAACTAAAAATCTTCTTAGGCCTTAA